The sequence GAATGAAGCTGTAGAAGTTATTCAGGTATCGGGTATCCGGGCCAGCTTACAGCGGGCTCAGGCTATCAAAATGGACAGTACATCCATAGTTGAAGCACTGTCAGCTGAAGACATTGGTAAATTGCCTGACACCAGTGTGGCTGAGTCATTAGCCCGCTTACCCGGTCTGGCCGGGGAACGTCGCAATGGTCGTACCAGTGGTCTGTCTATTCGTGGTTTCAACGAAAACTACATAGGTACTTCACTCAATGGCCGTGAGCTGCTGGGGATGGGTGACAACCGGGGGGTAGAGTTTGACCTTTACCCTTCAGAGATTGTCTCGAACATCGTTGTTTATAAAACACCTGAAGCTGGCCTGATGGCTCAGGGGATAGGTGGTACAGTAGATCTGCAGACAGTGAGCCCATTAGGCGCAGAACGTACTATTACCTTTAATGCCAATATTGAACAAAATGAAAAGTCATCCGGCAACCCGGACTTTGATAATAAGGGGCACAGATTCGCTTTTAACTATGTGGACAGTTTTGCCAATGACACTTTGGGTGTTGCGTTGGTGCTGTCATCCCTTGAGACGCCTCGTCAGGAAGAGCAATTCCGTGGCTGGGGTTATGCCGATGTTTCCAAGACCGAAACCGCAGACGGTGAAGCGATTCCGGCCGGCACCAAAGTATTGGGTGGACACGATTCTTTCGTGCGCTCGGCGATGCTCGAACGTGACTCAGTGGCTGCAATTGTTGAATATGCGCCATCTGACGATCTGAAAATCAAGTTTGATGCTCTCTATATCGACTTTCTTGAGAACGATGTCAGACGTGGTCTCGAAGAGGGTGGCGCAGAATGGGGGACCGGTGCTTACACAGTAACCGGCGTCGAAGATGGCCTGGTGACTGAGGGCTATTACGATGGTTTCTATTCCGTAGTCCGTAATGACGCGCGCTCTCAGGACGCCGAATTGACCACCTTTGGTCTGAATGTTGAGTACCAAATCAATGATTACTGGGAAGCAGAGTTTGATCTTTCTACCGGCAATGTGGATAAGACCATCACTGACGTTGAAAGCTACTCTGGTGTTGGTCGTGCTGGCATTGACGGTCGCCCAATTACTGCCCGTTCGTGGGAAATGACATCTACCGGCGCAGTATACAGTGACCATCCTACTATGGCGCCGGTTGATCTGACCGATCCGTCGTTGATTACACTTGCTGGTCCCCAGGCCTGGGGGGGCTCTTTGGCGCCGGTTGAACGTTTCCAGGGCGTTGATGGATTCGGACCAGAAACCGCGCAGGATGGTTTTGTTAACCAGCCTATATTCGAAGAAGAGCTCACCAGTGCACGCTTTGAAGTAAAAGGTTTTGTGGAGTGGGGAATTTTCTCTGGCCTGAATGCGGGTGTGAGTTATCAGGATCGCAGCAAATCCAAGATCAACAATGGTGCATTCCTGACTGCTCCAACCTGGCCTGGTGATGCCCCCATCCCTGATGTACTGGGTGTGGCAGATCTCAGCTTCACCGGTATCAATGGGGTACTGGCTTACGACAGCTTGGGATTGTTTAACGATGGTTTCTACACTGAAACCGATGCAGCATTGTTTGAAAATGGCCGCTTCGGTGACACCTATACTATAGACGAAGAGCTGCTGACCGTATTTGCCAAGCTGGACATCGACACTGAAGTCGCCGGTATGTTTGTACGCGGTAATTTTGGACTGCAATTGGTCAATTCCGATCAGTCCGGTACCGGCTTCAGCACGACAACAGGCCCTGGCGGCTTTACTGAGGCGGTACCGGTAACAGATGAAGACAGCTACACCGATGTGCTGCCAACACTGAACCTGAGCATCGAAGTGGCGGACAACCAGTTTGTGCGTACCAGTATGTCTAAGGTAATGAGCCGTCCGCGTATGGACGATATGCGTCCTAACGCCCAGGTGAACTTCCAGTTTAACGATGGCAACATCTTAAGTGGTGATATTGAGAACAGTCCCTGGAGTGCAAGCTCAGGTAACACTGCTCTGAAACCACTGGAAGCCAATCAGTTTGATTTGGCTTACGAGAATTACTTTGCCGATGACGGTTATTTTGCCGCTGCCTTTTTCTACAAGGACCTGAAAAACTGGCACAGAAACGGTGAAACTATTGCGGATTTCTCTGACTCATATATTCCTGGTTTCCATCAGTCCTCCGATGAAACAGGCAATCAGGCGCCGGTGTTATTTGAAGGACCCCTTTCTTTCGTTGAAGACGGTTTGACTGGTTTTGTTCGCGGCTACGAATTACAGGCCAGTGTGCCAATGCGTCTGGTCAGTGATGCGCTGGATGGTTTTGGTGTGGTTGCCAGCGCTACCTTCATGGACGGTGAACTGGATGACGGTGGCCGGGTGCCCGGATTGTCTGATGAAATTTATCAGTTGACTGCTTACTATGAGAAGAATGGCTTCGAATTCCGGATTTCCGGTTCCAAGCGTGATGCCTTCTCTACCGAAGCTCGTGGTCTGAGTCTGTCATTGGTTGAGACCATGGACAGAGGCTTTGAGTTGTGGGATGCGCAGATTGGTTATGACTTCAGCGAGTCCGGTATTGAAGCACTGAAAGGATTACGGGTAACTCTGCAGGCACAGAACCTGACGGATCAGGATACGGTGCAGACTGATGGTGACGATCCGCGTTTTGTAACGCTGTATCAAAGCTTCGGCGCCAACTACTTGTTGGGTATTAACTATACCTTCTGAGTTGACTGGGCACAGCCGGCC comes from Lacimicrobium alkaliphilum and encodes:
- a CDS encoding TonB-dependent receptor, which produces MKTFKPSLITSALISSGLVFGASPVMAQSAEQQAEQNEAVEVIQVSGIRASLQRAQAIKMDSTSIVEALSAEDIGKLPDTSVAESLARLPGLAGERRNGRTSGLSIRGFNENYIGTSLNGRELLGMGDNRGVEFDLYPSEIVSNIVVYKTPEAGLMAQGIGGTVDLQTVSPLGAERTITFNANIEQNEKSSGNPDFDNKGHRFAFNYVDSFANDTLGVALVLSSLETPRQEEQFRGWGYADVSKTETADGEAIPAGTKVLGGHDSFVRSAMLERDSVAAIVEYAPSDDLKIKFDALYIDFLENDVRRGLEEGGAEWGTGAYTVTGVEDGLVTEGYYDGFYSVVRNDARSQDAELTTFGLNVEYQINDYWEAEFDLSTGNVDKTITDVESYSGVGRAGIDGRPITARSWEMTSTGAVYSDHPTMAPVDLTDPSLITLAGPQAWGGSLAPVERFQGVDGFGPETAQDGFVNQPIFEEELTSARFEVKGFVEWGIFSGLNAGVSYQDRSKSKINNGAFLTAPTWPGDAPIPDVLGVADLSFTGINGVLAYDSLGLFNDGFYTETDAALFENGRFGDTYTIDEELLTVFAKLDIDTEVAGMFVRGNFGLQLVNSDQSGTGFSTTTGPGGFTEAVPVTDEDSYTDVLPTLNLSIEVADNQFVRTSMSKVMSRPRMDDMRPNAQVNFQFNDGNILSGDIENSPWSASSGNTALKPLEANQFDLAYENYFADDGYFAAAFFYKDLKNWHRNGETIADFSDSYIPGFHQSSDETGNQAPVLFEGPLSFVEDGLTGFVRGYELQASVPMRLVSDALDGFGVVASATFMDGELDDGGRVPGLSDEIYQLTAYYEKNGFEFRISGSKRDAFSTEARGLSLSLVETMDRGFELWDAQIGYDFSESGIEALKGLRVTLQAQNLTDQDTVQTDGDDPRFVTLYQSFGANYLLGINYTF